The following coding sequences lie in one Amycolatopsis cihanbeyliensis genomic window:
- the rpsE gene encoding 30S ribosomal protein S5, with protein MPGRARQGGGQGGQGAAGGERGDRRERRDRRDGGRGGAAQEKTPHLERVVAINRVAKVVQGGRRFSFTALVVVGDGDGQVGVGYGKAKEVPSAIAKGVEEAKKNFFRVPRIAGTIPHPIQGEAAAGVVLLRPASPGTGVIAGGPVRAVLECAGVHDVLSKSLGSDNAINIVRATVAALRGLQRPEEVAARRGLPLEDVAPARMLRQRAGQEV; from the coding sequence ATGCCGGGACGTGCACGGCAAGGCGGCGGCCAGGGCGGCCAGGGTGCCGCCGGTGGCGAGCGCGGCGACCGCCGCGAGCGCAGGGACCGTCGTGATGGTGGCCGTGGCGGGGCGGCCCAGGAGAAGACCCCGCACCTCGAGCGCGTGGTAGCGATCAACCGCGTGGCCAAGGTGGTCCAGGGTGGCCGTCGGTTCAGCTTCACCGCTCTGGTGGTCGTCGGCGACGGCGACGGCCAGGTCGGCGTCGGCTACGGCAAGGCCAAGGAGGTGCCCTCGGCGATCGCCAAGGGCGTCGAGGAGGCGAAGAAGAACTTCTTCCGCGTTCCCCGGATCGCCGGCACCATCCCGCACCCGATCCAGGGTGAGGCGGCCGCGGGCGTGGTGCTGCTTCGCCCGGCCAGCCCCGGTACCGGTGTCATCGCCGGTGGCCCGGTGCGTGCGGTGCTGGAGTGCGCGGGCGTGCACGACGTGCTGTCCAAGTCGCTCGGTAGCGACAACGCGATCAACATCGTGCGCGCGACCGTCGCCGCCCTGCGCGGCCTGCAGCGTCCGGAGGAGGTCGCGGCCCGTCGCGGCCTGCCGCTCGAGGACGTCGCGCCCGCCCGCATGCTGCGGCAGCGCGCGGGGCAGGAGGTCTGA
- the rplR gene encoding 50S ribosomal protein L18, with translation MSETAIKRKPIGKDISTRRRAAKDKRHFRLRKKISGTPDRPRLAVKRSSRHMAVQLIDDLAGHTIASASTLEADVRAMEGDKKAKAAKVGELVAARAKNAGVSVAVFDRGGNAYHGRIAALADAAREAGLEF, from the coding sequence ATGAGCGAAACGGCTATCAAGCGCAAGCCGATCGGCAAGGACATCTCGACCCGCCGTCGTGCCGCCAAGGACAAGCGCCACTTCCGGCTCCGCAAGAAGATCAGCGGTACGCCGGACCGGCCGAGGCTGGCCGTCAAGCGGTCCTCGCGGCACATGGCGGTGCAGCTCATCGACGACCTCGCCGGGCACACCATTGCCTCGGCGTCCACCCTGGAGGCGGACGTCCGGGCGATGGAGGGTGACAAGAAGGCCAAGGCCGCCAAGGTGGGCGAGCTGGTGGCCGCCCGCGCGAAGAACGCGGGTGTCTCCGTGGCGGTGTTCGACCGGGGTGGCAACGCCTACCACGGCCGCATCGCCGCACTGGCCGACGCGGCCCGCGAGGCGGGCCTGGAGTTCTGA
- the rplF gene encoding 50S ribosomal protein L6 codes for MSRIGKLPIAVPAGVEVTIDGQHVTVKGPKGTLEHTVAEPISVTRAEDGSIEVSRPDDERENRSLHGLSRTLVNNLVVGVTEGFEKKLEIYGVGYRVQAKGTDLEFALGFSHSVTVQAPEGITFSVESPTKFSVAGIDKQKVGQTAAVIRKLRRPDPYKGKGLRYEGERIRRKVGKTGK; via the coding sequence ATGTCACGCATCGGAAAGCTGCCGATCGCCGTCCCCGCCGGGGTCGAGGTGACGATCGATGGCCAGCACGTCACGGTGAAGGGGCCGAAGGGCACCCTGGAGCACACGGTCGCCGAGCCGATCAGCGTCACGCGCGCCGAGGACGGCTCGATCGAGGTGAGCAGGCCGGACGACGAGCGGGAGAACCGTTCGTTGCACGGGCTGAGCCGTACCTTGGTGAACAACCTCGTGGTCGGGGTCACCGAGGGGTTCGAGAAGAAGTTGGAGATCTACGGGGTCGGTTACCGCGTGCAGGCCAAGGGCACGGACCTCGAGTTCGCCCTCGGCTTCAGCCACTCGGTGACGGTTCAGGCACCGGAGGGCATCACGTTCAGCGTGGAGAGCCCCACCAAGTTCTCGGTGGCCGGTATCGACAAGCAGAAGGTCGGCCAGACGGCTGCGGTCATTCGCAAGCTGCGGCGCCCGGACCCGTACAAGGGCAAGGGCCTGCGCTACGAGGGCGAGCGCATCCGCCGCAAGGTCGGGAAGACGGGTAAGTGA
- the rpsH gene encoding 30S ribosomal protein S8: MTMTDPIADFLTRLRNANSAYHDEVVLPHSKLKASIAEILKREGYIASFRDEPGEKHKNLVVEMKYGPNRERSIAGLRRVSKPGLRVYAKSTNLPNVLGGLGVAIISTSSGLQTDRQAKRNGVGGEVLAYVW; the protein is encoded by the coding sequence ATGACGATGACCGACCCGATCGCAGACTTCTTGACGCGTCTGCGTAACGCGAACTCGGCGTACCATGACGAGGTCGTGCTCCCGCACTCGAAGCTCAAGGCGAGCATCGCCGAGATCCTCAAGCGGGAGGGCTACATCGCGAGCTTCCGCGACGAGCCGGGTGAGAAGCACAAGAATCTCGTCGTCGAGATGAAGTACGGCCCCAACCGCGAGCGCAGCATCGCGGGGCTGCGACGAGTGTCCAAGCCGGGGCTGCGGGTGTACGCGAAATCGACCAACCTGCCCAACGTCCTCGGTGGCCTCGGCGTCGCGATCATCTCGACGTCCTCCGGGCTGCAGACCGACCGGCAGGCCAAGCGCAACGGCGTGGGCGGGGAAGTCCTCGCCTACGTCTGGTGA
- a CDS encoding type Z 30S ribosomal protein S14 codes for MAKKALIHKASKKPKFKVRAYTRCQKCGRPRSVFRKFGLCRVCLRDMAHAGELPGVSKSSW; via the coding sequence ATGGCCAAGAAAGCGCTGATCCACAAGGCCTCGAAGAAGCCGAAGTTCAAGGTGCGCGCCTACACCCGCTGCCAGAAGTGCGGCAGGCCGCGCTCGGTGTTCCGCAAGTTCGGACTTTGCCGGGTGTGCCTGCGCGACATGGCGCACGCGGGCGAGCTGCCCGGCGTCAGCAAGTCCAGCTGGTAA
- the rplE gene encoding 50S ribosomal protein L5, whose amino-acid sequence MTTAQEAYPVPRLKTRYRDEIKAELDNEFNYANVHQIPGLVKVVVNMGIGDAARDSKLIEGAVRDLATITGQKPEVRRARKSIAQFKLREGMPIGARVTLRGDRMWEFLDRLLTIALPRIRDFRGLSGKQFDGRGNYTFGLTEQSMFHEINPDSIDRARGMDITVVTTATTDDEGRMLLRKLGFPFKEN is encoded by the coding sequence ATGACGACCGCACAAGAGGCCTACCCGGTGCCGCGGTTGAAGACCCGGTACCGCGACGAGATCAAGGCCGAGCTCGACAACGAGTTCAACTACGCGAACGTGCACCAGATCCCCGGTCTGGTCAAGGTCGTGGTGAACATGGGCATCGGCGACGCCGCCCGGGACAGCAAGCTGATCGAGGGTGCCGTGCGTGACCTGGCCACCATCACCGGGCAGAAGCCCGAGGTGCGCAGGGCACGCAAGTCCATCGCGCAGTTCAAGCTGCGTGAGGGCATGCCGATCGGTGCGCGGGTCACCCTGCGCGGCGACCGGATGTGGGAGTTCCTCGACCGGCTGCTGACCATCGCGCTGCCGCGGATCCGGGACTTCCGTGGCCTGTCGGGCAAGCAGTTCGACGGTCGGGGCAACTACACGTTCGGCCTCACCGAGCAGTCGATGTTCCACGAGATCAACCCGGACTCCATCGACCGCGCGCGGGGCATGGACATCACGGTCGTCACGACCGCCACGACCGACGACGAGGGCCGCATGCTGCTTCGCAAGCTCGGCTTCCCGTTCAAGGAGAACTGA
- the rplX gene encoding 50S ribosomal protein L24, whose product MKVKKGDTVLVIAGKDKGAKGKVIQAYPDRKRVLVEGVNRIKKHTRITQTQRGAQSGGIITQEASIHVSNVQVVDSDGKPTRVGYRIGEDGKKVRVSRRTGKDI is encoded by the coding sequence ATGAAGGTGAAGAAGGGCGACACGGTCCTCGTCATCGCCGGCAAGGACAAGGGCGCGAAGGGCAAGGTCATCCAGGCCTACCCGGATCGCAAGCGGGTGCTGGTCGAGGGTGTGAACCGGATCAAGAAGCACACCCGGATCACGCAGACCCAGCGCGGTGCGCAGTCCGGCGGGATCATCACTCAGGAAGCATCCATCCACGTGTCGAACGTGCAGGTCGTCGACTCCGACGGCAAGCCGACCAGGGTGGGCTATCGCATCGGCGAGGACGGCAAGAAGGTCCGTGTCTCGCGCAGGACCGGTAAGGACATTTGA
- the rplN gene encoding 50S ribosomal protein L14, which yields MIQQESRLRVADNTGAKEILTIRVLGGSGRRYAGIGDIIVATVKDAIPGANVKRGDVVKAVIVRTVKEKRRPDGSYIRFDENAAVLIKNDNDPRGTRIFGPVGRELRDRKFMKIISLAPEVL from the coding sequence GTGATCCAGCAGGAGTCGCGACTACGAGTCGCCGACAACACGGGTGCCAAGGAGATCCTGACCATCCGCGTGCTCGGTGGCTCGGGGCGGCGCTACGCGGGCATCGGTGACATCATCGTCGCCACCGTCAAGGACGCCATCCCGGGCGCCAACGTCAAGCGCGGTGATGTGGTCAAGGCCGTCATCGTCCGCACGGTGAAGGAGAAGCGTCGCCCCGACGGCTCCTACATCAGGTTCGACGAGAACGCCGCCGTGCTCATCAAGAACGACAACGACCCACGGGGCACCCGCATCTTCGGGCCGGTCGGCCGCGAGCTGCGCGATCGGAAGTTCATGAAGATCATCTCGCTCGCGCCGGAGGTGTTGTGA
- the rpsQ gene encoding 30S ribosomal protein S17 — MSEQIEEIAKQPVQKADSGRNYRKVREGYVVSDKMDKTIVVQLEDRKKHARYAKVMRSTTKVKAHDEENTAGIGDRVILMETRPLSATKRWRLVRIVEKAK; from the coding sequence ATGAGCGAGCAGATCGAAGAGATCGCGAAGCAGCCGGTACAGAAGGCCGACTCCGGCCGGAACTACCGGAAGGTCCGCGAGGGTTACGTCGTCTCGGACAAGATGGACAAGACGATCGTGGTCCAGCTCGAGGACCGGAAGAAGCACGCGCGGTACGCGAAAGTCATGCGCTCCACCACCAAGGTGAAGGCGCACGACGAGGAGAACACGGCCGGCATCGGCGACCGCGTGATCCTGATGGAGACCCGCCCACTCTCGGCGACCAAGCGCTGGCGGCTGGTGCGGATCGTGGAGAAGGCCAAGTAA
- the rpmC gene encoding 50S ribosomal protein L29 — protein sequence MAKAGGVAASELRELTAEELVLRLKESKEELFNLRFQMATGQLDNNRRLRTVRTDIARIYTVMRERELGLSVSPDDAEAESEGAA from the coding sequence ATGGCGAAAGCAGGAGGCGTTGCGGCGTCAGAACTTCGCGAGCTCACCGCGGAGGAGCTCGTGCTGCGGCTGAAGGAATCGAAGGAAGAACTGTTCAACCTCCGTTTCCAGATGGCGACGGGCCAGTTGGACAACAATCGCCGGCTGCGCACGGTTCGCACCGACATCGCGCGCATCTACACGGTGATGCGCGAGCGCGAGCTCGGCCTGTCGGTCTCCCCCGACGATGCTGAAGCCGAAAGTGAAGGTGCCGCATGA
- the rplP gene encoding 50S ribosomal protein L16: MLIPRKVKHRKQHSPSRSGAAKGGTKVHFGEYGIQALEQSYVTNRQIESARIAMTRHIKRGGKIWINIFPDRPLTKKPAETRMGSGKGSPEWWVANVKPGRVMFEMSFPNEATAREALRRAIHKLPMKCRIVTREGGEF, encoded by the coding sequence GTGCTCATCCCGCGCAAGGTCAAGCACCGCAAGCAGCACTCACCGAGCCGTTCCGGCGCAGCCAAGGGCGGCACGAAGGTGCACTTCGGCGAGTACGGCATCCAGGCGCTTGAGCAGAGCTACGTGACCAACCGGCAGATCGAGTCCGCTCGTATCGCCATGACCCGGCACATCAAGCGTGGCGGGAAGATCTGGATCAACATCTTCCCGGACCGCCCACTGACCAAGAAGCCCGCGGAGACCCGGATGGGTTCCGGTAAGGGTTCCCCGGAGTGGTGGGTCGCCAACGTCAAGCCGGGCCGGGTGATGTTCGAGATGAGCTTCCCGAACGAGGCTACGGCTCGTGAGGCACTGCGCCGCGCGATCCACAAGCTGCCGATGAAGTGCCGAATCGTGACCCGTGAAGGTGGTGAGTTCTGA
- the rpsC gene encoding 30S ribosomal protein S3 — protein MGQKINPHGFRLGISTDWKSRWYADKQYAEYVAEDVKIRKLLATGMERAGISKVEIERTRDRVRVDIHTARPGIVIGRRGAEADRIRGALEKLTKKQVQLNILEVKNPESDAQLVAQGVAEQLSNRVAFRRAMRKAIQTSMRSPQVKGIRVQCGGRLGGAEMSRSEHYRDGRVPLHTLRADIDYGFFEARTTFGRIGVKVWIYKGDLVGGLKAKEARDAAAAQERAPRRERPSRPRRSGSSGTTATSTEVGRAAQESGGGKSSSAQGGGQSDPDVATNQAPQVASPDAAEKTEG, from the coding sequence GTGGGCCAGAAGATCAACCCGCACGGCTTCCGGCTCGGGATCAGCACGGACTGGAAGTCCCGCTGGTACGCCGACAAGCAGTACGCGGAGTACGTCGCCGAGGACGTGAAGATCCGCAAGCTGCTGGCGACGGGCATGGAGCGGGCAGGCATCTCCAAGGTGGAGATCGAGCGCACCCGGGACCGGGTGCGGGTGGACATCCACACCGCGCGTCCGGGGATCGTGATCGGCCGCCGTGGCGCGGAGGCCGACCGGATCCGTGGCGCGCTGGAGAAGCTGACCAAGAAGCAGGTCCAGCTGAACATCCTCGAGGTGAAGAACCCCGAGTCCGATGCCCAGCTGGTCGCGCAAGGGGTCGCCGAGCAGTTGTCCAACCGGGTGGCTTTCCGCCGTGCGATGCGTAAGGCGATCCAGACCTCGATGCGCTCGCCGCAGGTCAAGGGCATCCGGGTGCAGTGCGGTGGCCGCCTCGGCGGTGCCGAGATGTCCCGTTCGGAGCACTACCGCGACGGCCGGGTTCCGCTGCACACGCTGCGTGCCGACATCGACTACGGCTTCTTCGAGGCCCGCACCACCTTCGGCCGGATCGGTGTGAAGGTGTGGATCTACAAGGGTGACCTGGTGGGTGGCCTCAAGGCCAAGGAAGCGCGGGACGCGGCCGCGGCCCAGGAGCGCGCTCCCCGCCGGGAGCGTCCTTCCCGCCCGCGCCGTTCCGGTTCCTCGGGCACCACGGCCACGTCGACCGAGGTCGGGCGGGCAGCGCAGGAGTCCGGTGGCGGCAAGTCCTCGTCCGCGCAGGGCGGTGGGCAATCGGACCCGGACGTCGCGACCAACCAGGCGCCGCAGGTGGCCTCGCCGGACGCGGCAGAGAAGACGGAGGGCTGA
- the rplV gene encoding 50S ribosomal protein L22, whose amino-acid sequence MNAQNDAATAEELPVAVARARFVRDSPTKVRRVIELIKGRSASEALAVLRFAPQAASGQVAKVLSSAMANAENNLDLDPDTLWVKNAYADEGPTLKRIRPRAQGRAYRIRKRTSHITVEVESRPKADVKKSGKKKAGGR is encoded by the coding sequence ATGAACGCCCAGAACGACGCTGCGACGGCAGAGGAGCTGCCGGTCGCCGTGGCGCGGGCTCGCTTCGTCCGGGACTCGCCGACCAAGGTGCGCCGGGTGATCGAGCTGATCAAGGGTCGCAGCGCCAGTGAGGCACTGGCCGTGCTCCGGTTCGCGCCGCAGGCGGCCAGTGGCCAGGTGGCCAAGGTGCTCTCCAGCGCCATGGCCAACGCCGAGAACAACCTCGACCTCGACCCGGACACGCTCTGGGTGAAGAACGCGTACGCGGATGAGGGTCCGACCCTCAAGCGCATCCGCCCGCGTGCTCAGGGCCGTGCCTACCGGATCCGCAAGCGGACCAGCCACATCACGGTCGAGGTCGAGTCCCGGCCCAAGGCAGACGTGAAGAAGAGCGGCAAGAAGAAGGCAGGTGGCCGGTAG
- the rpsS gene encoding 30S ribosomal protein S19: MPRSLKKGPFVDDHLLKKVDALNELGKKTVIKTWSRRSTIIPDFLGHTIAVHDGRKHVPVFVTEAMVGHKLGEFAPTRTFKGHVKDDRKSRRR; encoded by the coding sequence ATGCCGCGCAGCCTGAAAAAGGGCCCGTTCGTGGACGACCACCTGCTCAAGAAGGTGGACGCGCTGAACGAATTGGGCAAGAAGACGGTGATCAAGACCTGGTCCCGCCGCTCCACGATCATCCCGGACTTCCTGGGGCACACGATCGCGGTGCACGACGGCCGCAAGCACGTGCCGGTGTTCGTCACCGAGGCGATGGTGGGTCACAAGCTGGGTGAGTTCGCCCCGACGCGGACCTTCAAGGGCCACGTCAAGGATGACCGCAAGTCACGCCGCCGCTGA
- the rplB gene encoding 50S ribosomal protein L2 — protein sequence MGIRKYKPTTPGRRGSSVADFAEITRTEPEKSLLRPLHGSGGRNSSGKITTRHKGGGHKRAYRLIDFRRNDKDGVPAKVAHIEYDPNRTARIALLHYADGEKRYIIAPDKLKQGDPIESGPRADIKPGNNLPLRNIPVGTVVHAIELRPGGGAKIARSAGARVQLVAKDGPYAQLRMPSGEIRNVDVRNRATVGEVGNSEHSNISWGKAGRSRWKGKRPTVRGVVMNPVDHPHGGGEGKTSGGRHPVNPNGRPEGRTRRSKPSDKMIVRRRRTGKKR from the coding sequence ATGGGCATTCGTAAGTACAAGCCGACAACCCCGGGGCGCCGGGGCTCCTCGGTCGCCGACTTCGCCGAGATCACCAGGACGGAGCCGGAGAAGTCGCTGCTGCGTCCGTTGCACGGCAGCGGTGGCCGTAACTCGTCCGGCAAGATCACCACCCGGCACAAGGGCGGTGGGCACAAGCGGGCGTACCGGCTGATCGACTTCCGGCGCAACGACAAGGACGGCGTGCCGGCCAAGGTCGCGCACATCGAGTACGACCCGAACCGCACCGCTCGGATCGCGCTGCTGCACTACGCCGACGGTGAGAAGCGCTACATCATCGCGCCGGACAAGCTGAAGCAGGGCGACCCGATCGAGAGCGGCCCGCGCGCCGACATCAAGCCGGGCAACAACCTGCCGCTGCGCAACATCCCGGTCGGCACCGTGGTGCACGCGATCGAGCTCCGCCCCGGCGGTGGCGCGAAGATCGCCCGCTCCGCCGGTGCGCGGGTGCAGCTCGTCGCCAAGGACGGTCCGTACGCCCAGCTGCGGATGCCCTCGGGCGAGATCCGCAACGTGGACGTGCGCAACCGCGCCACCGTGGGCGAGGTCGGGAACTCCGAGCACTCGAACATCAGCTGGGGCAAGGCGGGCCGCAGCCGCTGGAAGGGCAAGCGCCCGACCGTCCGCGGTGTGGTGATGAACCCGGTGGACCACCCGCACGGTGGTGGTGAGGGCAAGACCTCCGGTGGCCGTCACCCGGTGAACCCGAACGGGAGGCCGGAAGGCCGCACTCGGCGTAGCAAGCCGAGCGACAAGATGATCGTCCGCCGCCGGCGTACCGGCAAGAAGCGCTGA
- the rplW gene encoding 50S ribosomal protein L23 — protein MSSVAIPDPRDILVAPVISEKSYGLLEDHKYTFLVRPDANKTQIKIAVEQVFGVKVVSVNTLNRQGKRKRTRYGFGKRKDTKRAVVTLSAESKPIEIFGGPAA, from the coding sequence GTGAGCTCGGTGGCGATCCCCGACCCCCGCGACATCCTGGTCGCGCCGGTGATCTCCGAGAAGTCCTACGGGCTGCTCGAGGACCACAAGTACACGTTCCTGGTCCGCCCGGACGCCAACAAGACCCAGATCAAGATCGCGGTCGAGCAGGTGTTCGGGGTCAAGGTGGTCAGCGTGAACACCCTGAACCGCCAGGGCAAGCGCAAGCGCACCCGGTACGGCTTCGGCAAGCGCAAGGACACCAAGCGTGCCGTCGTGACGCTGTCGGCCGAGAGCAAGCCGATCGAGATCTTCGGCGGCCCCGCCGCGTAA
- the rplD gene encoding 50S ribosomal protein L4, whose translation MSSLDLKTPAGEAGGTVELPAEIFDVQANVPLMHQVVVAQLAAARQGNHSTKTRGEVSGGGKKPYRQKGTGRARQGSIRAPQFTGGGTVHGPKPRDYAQRTPKKMKAAALRGALSDRARCGQLHVVTELVGAEKPSTKDAKQALAAVTQAKRVLLVLHRDDELGWRSARNLSYVHLITPDQLNTYDVLVNDDVVFTKAAFDAFVAKDAKGNAAEGSEQQ comes from the coding sequence GTGAGCAGCCTGGACCTGAAGACGCCTGCCGGCGAGGCCGGCGGCACCGTCGAGCTGCCCGCGGAGATCTTCGACGTGCAGGCCAACGTGCCGCTGATGCACCAGGTGGTGGTGGCGCAGCTGGCCGCCGCGCGCCAGGGCAACCACTCGACGAAGACCCGCGGCGAGGTCTCCGGTGGCGGCAAGAAGCCGTACCGGCAGAAGGGCACCGGCCGCGCCCGCCAGGGTTCGATCCGCGCCCCGCAGTTCACCGGCGGTGGCACGGTGCACGGCCCCAAGCCGCGGGACTACGCCCAGCGCACCCCGAAGAAGATGAAGGCCGCCGCGCTGCGTGGTGCCCTCTCCGACCGGGCCCGCTGCGGGCAGCTGCACGTGGTGACCGAGCTGGTCGGTGCCGAGAAGCCGTCCACGAAGGACGCGAAGCAGGCGCTGGCCGCCGTGACGCAGGCCAAGCGCGTGCTGCTGGTGCTGCACCGGGACGACGAGCTCGGCTGGCGCTCCGCGCGCAACCTGTCCTACGTGCACCTGATCACGCCGGACCAGCTGAACACCTACGACGTCCTGGTCAACGACGACGTGGTCTTCACGAAGGCCGCTTTCGACGCGTTCGTCGCCAAGGACGCCAAGGGCAATGCCGCTGAAGGGAGTGAGCAGCAGTGA
- the rplC gene encoding 50S ribosomal protein L3 has translation MSDRQVKGILGTKLGMTQVFDEKNRVIPVTVVQAGPNVVTQVRNEETDGYQAVQLAFGAIDPRKVNKPETGHFGRAGVTPRRYLAELRTSDATTYEVGQEITAEVFDAGTVVDITGTSKGKGFAGVMKRHGFGGQGASHGAQAVHRKPGSIGGCATPGRVFKGMRMAGRMGGDRVTTQGLTVYAVRADDGLLLIKGAVPGPKGGVVFVRDAAKAPQKGGASK, from the coding sequence ATGTCTGACAGGCAAGTGAAGGGCATCCTGGGCACCAAGCTCGGCATGACCCAGGTCTTCGACGAGAAGAACCGGGTGATTCCGGTGACCGTCGTGCAGGCCGGGCCGAACGTGGTGACCCAGGTGCGCAACGAGGAGACCGACGGCTACCAGGCCGTGCAGCTGGCCTTCGGCGCGATCGACCCGCGCAAGGTCAACAAGCCCGAGACCGGGCACTTCGGCAGGGCGGGTGTCACCCCCCGGCGCTACCTCGCCGAGTTGCGGACCAGTGATGCCACGACCTACGAGGTCGGCCAGGAGATCACCGCCGAGGTGTTCGACGCCGGCACCGTGGTCGACATCACCGGCACCAGCAAGGGCAAGGGCTTCGCGGGTGTGATGAAGCGGCACGGCTTCGGCGGCCAGGGCGCGAGCCACGGTGCGCAGGCGGTGCACCGCAAGCCCGGCTCGATCGGTGGCTGCGCCACCCCGGGCCGCGTGTTCAAGGGCATGCGGATGGCCGGCCGGATGGGCGGCGACCGGGTCACCACCCAGGGGCTGACCGTGTACGCGGTGCGCGCCGACGACGGCCTGCTGCTGATCAAGGGTGCGGTGCCGGGCCCGAAGGGCGGCGTGGTGTTCGTCCGTGACGCCGCGAAGGCGCCGCAGAAGGGTGGTGCGAGCAAGTGA
- the rpsJ gene encoding 30S ribosomal protein S10, which yields MAGQKIRIRLKAYDHEAIDASARKIVETVTRTGASVVGPVPLPTEKNVYCVIRSPHKYKDSREHFEMRTHKRLIDILDPTPKTVDALMRIDLPASVDVNIQ from the coding sequence ATGGCGGGACAGAAGATCCGCATCCGGCTCAAGGCCTATGACCACGAGGCGATCGATGCTAGCGCGCGCAAGATCGTCGAGACGGTCACGCGCACCGGCGCCTCCGTGGTGGGGCCGGTGCCGCTGCCCACCGAGAAGAACGTCTACTGCGTCATTCGCTCGCCGCACAAGTACAAGGATTCGCGCGAGCACTTCGAAATGCGCACGCACAAGCGTCTGATCGACATTCTCGACCCGACGCCGAAGACGGTGGACGCACTCATGAGGATCGACCTCCCAGCGAGTGTCGACGTCAACATCCAGTAA
- the tuf gene encoding elongation factor Tu, with product MAKAKFERDKPHVNIGTIGHVDHGKTTLTAAITQVLHNKYPELNQVSAFDMIDNAPEEKQRGITINIAHVEYQTEKRHYAHVDAPGHADYIKNMITGAAQMDGAILVVAATDGPMPQTREHVLLARQVNVPYIVVALNKADMVDDEEILELVELEVRELLNSQEFPGDDAPVVRVSALQALEGDEKWQQSVLELMNAVDDNVPDPAREIDKPFLMPIEDVFTITGRGTVVTGRVERGKINVNEEVELVGIREKSTKTTVTGVEMFRKLLDSGQAGDNVGLLLRGVKREDVERGQVVVKPGTTTPHTQFEASVYILAKDEGGRHTPFFNNYRPQFYFRTTDVTGMVTLPEGTEMVMPGDNTDISVELIQPVVMDEELRFTIREGGRTVGAGQVTKIVK from the coding sequence GTGGCGAAGGCGAAGTTCGAGCGGGACAAGCCGCACGTGAACATCGGCACCATCGGTCACGTCGACCATGGCAAGACCACGCTCACCGCGGCGATCACCCAGGTGCTGCACAACAAATACCCGGAGCTGAACCAGGTATCCGCGTTCGACATGATCGACAACGCGCCCGAGGAGAAGCAGCGCGGTATTACGATCAACATCGCGCACGTCGAGTACCAGACCGAGAAGCGGCACTACGCGCACGTGGACGCTCCCGGTCACGCCGACTACATCAAGAACATGATCACCGGTGCGGCGCAGATGGACGGCGCCATCCTGGTGGTCGCGGCGACCGACGGCCCGATGCCGCAGACCCGGGAGCACGTGCTGCTCGCCCGCCAGGTCAACGTGCCCTACATCGTGGTGGCGCTGAACAAGGCCGACATGGTGGACGACGAGGAGATCCTCGAGCTCGTCGAGCTGGAGGTCCGTGAGCTGCTGAACTCCCAGGAGTTCCCCGGCGACGACGCCCCGGTGGTCCGCGTGTCCGCGCTGCAGGCCCTCGAGGGCGACGAGAAGTGGCAGCAGAGCGTCCTCGAGCTGATGAACGCCGTGGACGACAACGTCCCGGACCCGGCGCGGGAGATCGACAAGCCGTTCCTGATGCCGATCGAGGACGTGTTCACCATCACCGGTCGCGGCACCGTGGTGACCGGCCGGGTCGAGCGCGGCAAGATCAACGTGAACGAAGAGGTCGAGCTCGTGGGTATCCGCGAGAAGTCGACCAAGACCACCGTGACCGGCGTCGAGATGTTCCGCAAGCTGCTCGACTCGGGCCAGGCCGGTGACAACGTCGGTCTGCTGCTGCGTGGTGTGAAGCGGGAGGACGTCGAGCGCGGCCAGGTCGTCGTGAAGCCCGGCACCACCACCCCGCACACCCAGTTCGAGGCCTCGGTCTACATCCTGGCCAAGGACGAGGGTGGCCGGCACACGCCGTTCTTCAACAACTACCGTCCGCAGTTCTACTTCCGGACCACCGACGTGACCGGCATGGTGACCCTGCCGGAGGGCACCGAGATGGTCATGCCGGGCGACAACACCGACATCAGCGTCGAGCTGATCCAGCCGGTCGTCATGGACGAGGAGCTGCGGTTCACCATCCGCGAGGGTGGCCGTACCGTCGGCGCGGGCCAGGTCACCAAGATCGTCAAGTGA